The following proteins are co-located in the Komagataeibacter sp. FNDCF1 genome:
- a CDS encoding WD40 repeat domain-containing protein, which translates to MSDTVNDTMGSDAMGPTLLERRGAIRQLEGQITGCAISRDSQQVAFVTGEGDVVLADRADWGRSDAWNVQTVHDGAILAIAADAAPTGFLTGGDDSTLRRIGADGSVSDLVRGRRWIEHVTTWCDDRGKGGVIAFASGRQVELRDAGGQATLKVLEHPSTVSGIVFDAKGKRIAASHYNGASMWFVQAKVDTVRPLEWKGSHIGIAIHPAGEALVTSMQESELHGWRLSDGHNMRMSGYPSKVQSMAFTRNGKWLVTSGADTVVMWPFFGGGPMGKPPAEAGGIPGVVCTRVACHPLHDIVAAGFADGSVLMVDTGAQRVLPVCMGGGEPVSALAFSPDGCGLAFGTEDGRVAVVDLAAH; encoded by the coding sequence ATGAGCGATACCGTGAACGATACCATGGGCAGTGACGCCATGGGCCCCACCCTGCTTGAACGCCGGGGGGCCATACGCCAGCTTGAAGGCCAGATTACCGGCTGCGCCATCTCGCGTGACAGCCAGCAGGTCGCCTTTGTCACGGGGGAAGGCGATGTCGTTCTGGCCGACCGGGCGGACTGGGGCCGGTCGGATGCATGGAATGTCCAGACCGTGCATGACGGTGCGATCCTGGCCATTGCCGCCGATGCCGCGCCCACCGGCTTCCTGACCGGCGGTGATGACAGCACCCTGCGCCGGATCGGGGCCGATGGCAGCGTAAGCGACCTGGTGCGCGGCCGCCGCTGGATAGAGCACGTCACCACATGGTGTGATGACAGGGGCAAGGGGGGCGTGATCGCCTTCGCGTCCGGCAGGCAGGTCGAACTGCGTGACGCGGGCGGGCAGGCCACGCTCAAGGTGCTGGAGCACCCCTCCACCGTCAGCGGCATCGTGTTTGATGCCAAGGGCAAGCGCATCGCGGCCTCGCATTACAATGGCGCGTCGATGTGGTTCGTGCAGGCGAAGGTGGATACCGTCCGCCCGCTGGAATGGAAGGGCAGCCATATCGGCATTGCCATCCATCCCGCCGGAGAGGCGCTGGTGACATCGATGCAGGAATCGGAACTGCATGGCTGGCGCCTGTCGGACGGGCACAACATGCGCATGAGCGGTTATCCGTCCAAGGTGCAGTCCATGGCGTTCACGCGCAATGGCAAGTGGCTGGTGACCAGCGGCGCCGACACGGTTGTCATGTGGCCGTTCTTCGGTGGCGGCCCGATGGGCAAGCCCCCGGCCGAGGCTGGCGGCATTCCCGGCGTGGTGTGCACCCGCGTCGCCTGCCACCCGCTGCATGACATCGTGGCCGCGGGCTTTGCCGATGGTTCGGTGCTGATGGTCGATACCGGGGCGCAGCGCGTCCTGCCTGTCTGCATGGGTGGGGGGGAGCCGGTTTCGGCGCTGGCCTTCAGCCCGGACGGGTGTGGCCTTGCCTTCGGCACGGAAGATGGCCGCGTCGCCGTGGTGGATCTGGCGGCGCATTAG
- a CDS encoding glycosyltransferase — protein MRVLHVMAARGNGGAELYATDVMLGLQAAGAAQCAVLHPASPRLDEMRARGVAVETAPLRFPLRPLARHAMRRLITRMRPDLIHCWLRRAAELVPAHAGVPVIGWFGNYKDLRPFAHCDWFVGCTPDMARSMRERGAPADRVAYIPTFSSVTPASPVSRQSLDTPADARVLLVLSRLHPAKGLETLLDTLPDLPDCHVWLAGEGELRTALAARAARLGVARRVHFLGWRTDRGALLAAADICVLPSRYEPFGTVILDAWSADVPLVACAAAGPRAHVRDGHNGMLVPVDDAQALAAALRRVLDDPALAARIVAGGRQEYTARFTPQAVTRQWLDLYGRVLSAHGGGG, from the coding sequence ATGCGCGTGCTTCATGTCATGGCGGCACGCGGCAATGGCGGGGCGGAGCTTTATGCCACCGATGTCATGCTGGGCCTGCAGGCGGCGGGAGCTGCGCAATGCGCCGTGCTGCATCCGGCATCCCCCCGACTGGACGAAATGCGTGCGCGGGGGGTGGCGGTGGAAACCGCGCCCCTGCGCTTTCCCCTCCGCCCGCTGGCCCGCCATGCCATGCGCAGGCTGATCACGCGCATGCGGCCCGACCTGATTCACTGCTGGCTGCGCCGCGCGGCGGAACTGGTGCCCGCGCATGCAGGCGTGCCGGTCATCGGCTGGTTCGGCAATTACAAGGACCTGCGTCCCTTCGCGCATTGTGACTGGTTCGTGGGCTGTACGCCGGACATGGCACGATCCATGCGCGAACGGGGCGCACCGGCGGACCGGGTTGCCTATATTCCCACTTTTTCTTCCGTCACACCGGCGTCGCCGGTCAGCCGGCAGTCCCTTGATACCCCGGCCGATGCCCGTGTACTGCTGGTGCTCTCGCGCCTGCACCCGGCCAAGGGACTGGAAACGCTGCTCGACACCCTGCCTGACCTGCCGGACTGCCATGTCTGGCTGGCGGGCGAGGGGGAACTGCGCACGGCCCTTGCGGCACGGGCGGCGCGGCTGGGGGTGGCGCGGCGGGTGCATTTCCTTGGCTGGCGCACCGACCGGGGGGCCTTGCTGGCGGCGGCGGATATCTGTGTCCTGCCCTCGCGTTACGAGCCGTTTGGTACTGTCATCCTTGATGCCTGGTCGGCGGATGTGCCGCTGGTGGCCTGTGCCGCGGCAGGCCCGCGCGCCCATGTGCGTGACGGGCACAACGGCATGCTGGTGCCCGTTGATGATGCGCAGGCACTGGCGGCGGCCCTGCGGCGGGTGCTGGATGACCCGGCTCTGGCCGCGCGCATCGTGGCGGGCGGCAGGCAGGAATACACGGCGCGTTTCACCCCGCAGGCCGTGACCCGCCAGTGGCTGGACCTGTATGGCCGCGTGCTGTCAGCGCACGGCGGGGGCGGATAG
- a CDS encoding chloride channel protein has protein sequence MRHLRRSARITTEQWRRKLACWAAAVIVGVVAVGFAMAADAAATLRNHIIAISPWIMLALTPAGLALSTWLTRTWFRGAQGSGIPQTIATLHLENFAIIDRLLSLRVAAGKIVLTTLGLVAGGSIGREGPSVQIGAAIMHACGRWLNLSTVSMRRGLILAGGASGVSAAFNTPLAGIVFAIEELSHSFEQRTSGTMLTGVILSGVTAIALVGNYSYFGHTDVVVPIGISWIAVPTCGILGGIGGGVFSAILIRATRGLPGGLGRFARGRPVAFAASCGLLLAVIGIASDGITYGTGYEQAHEIIEGRTHYPASFFILKFIATIISYCSGIPGGLFAPSLAIGAGFGGWVAQFLPHTTPGAVVLLGTVAYFSAVVQSPLTASVIVMEMCDNQQVTLALLATSFLAYGVSRMICSQPLYAALAEAFLDGMATAPRAPTPPPAAPLSAPAVR, from the coding sequence ATGCGCCACCTGCGCCGTTCCGCCCGTATCACCACCGAGCAGTGGCGGCGCAAGCTGGCATGCTGGGCGGCTGCCGTGATTGTGGGCGTGGTGGCCGTGGGCTTTGCCATGGCGGCCGATGCCGCGGCCACGCTGCGCAATCATATCATCGCCATCAGTCCATGGATCATGCTGGCCCTGACCCCTGCGGGGCTGGCGCTGTCCACATGGCTCACGCGCACATGGTTCCGGGGGGCGCAGGGCAGCGGCATACCGCAGACCATCGCCACCCTGCACCTTGAAAACTTCGCCATCATCGACCGGCTGCTCTCGCTGCGGGTGGCTGCGGGCAAGATCGTGCTGACCACGCTGGGGCTGGTGGCGGGCGGCTCCATCGGGCGTGAGGGGCCGAGCGTGCAGATCGGCGCGGCCATCATGCATGCCTGCGGGCGGTGGCTCAACCTGTCCACCGTCAGCATGCGGCGCGGGCTGATCCTGGCGGGGGGGGCCTCGGGCGTATCAGCGGCGTTCAACACGCCGCTGGCCGGGATCGTCTTCGCCATCGAGGAACTCAGCCATTCGTTCGAGCAGCGCACCAGCGGCACCATGCTGACCGGCGTGATCCTGTCGGGTGTGACCGCCATCGCACTGGTAGGCAATTACAGCTATTTCGGCCACACGGACGTGGTGGTGCCGATTGGCATAAGCTGGATCGCGGTGCCGACCTGCGGCATTCTGGGCGGGATTGGCGGCGGGGTGTTTTCCGCCATCCTGATCCGCGCAACCCGTGGCCTGCCCGGGGGGCTGGGGCGGTTTGCACGCGGCAGGCCGGTGGCGTTTGCCGCCAGCTGCGGGCTGCTGCTGGCGGTGATCGGCATCGCATCGGACGGCATCACCTACGGCACGGGCTATGAACAGGCGCATGAAATCATCGAAGGCAGGACGCACTATCCGGCTTCCTTCTTCATCCTGAAGTTCATCGCCACCATCATTTCCTACTGTTCGGGCATTCCGGGGGGGCTGTTCGCGCCCTCGCTCGCCATCGGGGCGGGTTTTGGCGGCTGGGTGGCGCAGTTCCTGCCGCACACCACGCCGGGCGCCGTGGTGCTGCTGGGCACGGTGGCCTATTTCTCCGCCGTGGTGCAGTCACCGCTTACGGCATCGGTCATCGTGATGGAAATGTGTGACAACCAGCAGGTCACGCTGGCACTTCTGGCCACATCCTTCCTGGCCTACGGCGTCTCGCGCATGATCTGTTCGCAGCCACTCTATGCCGCACTGGCCGAGGCGTTTCTGGATGGCATGGCCACGGCGCCCCGCGCGCCCACGCCACCCCCGGCCGCGCCGCTATCCGCCCCCGCCGTGCGCTGA
- a CDS encoding cation diffusion facilitator family transporter, whose product MFAKTDTKILAAWCSVAVSLIALGMKYAAWRVTDSIALYSDAVETIINVVSAVAGLWALRVASLPPDHNHTYGHYKAEYLSAVAEGVLVVITSITIAHEAWIGFRHMHAPEDSLLGISLNGGAGLLNLGWGVLLLRLGRAHHSPALVAGGHHVLSDVWTSAVLICGFILIPLTGWLWLDPLLAAMISLNVLRTGWEMMRTSIAGLMDEAPNSETLAEIRSIISHTATGAMEAHDIRARIVGAMTFIEFHLVVPGTMSVEDAHHICDRVEAGLRAGVGQALINIHVEPERKAKHTGVLVLP is encoded by the coding sequence ATGTTCGCGAAAACCGATACCAAGATCCTGGCCGCGTGGTGCAGCGTTGCGGTCAGCCTCATCGCCCTCGGCATGAAATACGCGGCATGGCGGGTCACGGACAGCATCGCACTGTATTCGGATGCGGTGGAGACGATCATCAACGTGGTCTCCGCCGTGGCGGGGCTGTGGGCGCTGCGGGTGGCCAGCCTGCCGCCCGACCACAACCACACCTATGGCCATTACAAGGCCGAATACCTGTCCGCCGTGGCGGAAGGGGTACTGGTTGTCATAACCTCCATCACCATCGCGCATGAGGCATGGATCGGGTTCCGGCACATGCATGCGCCCGAGGATTCGCTGCTGGGCATAAGCCTGAATGGCGGGGCGGGGCTGCTCAATCTGGGGTGGGGCGTGCTGCTGCTGCGGCTGGGGCGGGCGCACCATTCGCCCGCACTGGTGGCAGGCGGGCACCATGTGCTGTCCGATGTGTGGACCTCCGCCGTGCTGATCTGCGGTTTCATCCTGATACCGCTGACCGGCTGGCTGTGGCTCGACCCGCTGCTGGCGGCCATGATCTCGCTCAACGTGCTGCGCACGGGGTGGGAGATGATGCGGACCTCGATTGCGGGACTGATGGATGAGGCCCCCAATTCGGAAACGCTGGCCGAGATCCGTTCCATCATCTCCCACACTGCCACCGGGGCGATGGAGGCGCATGACATCCGCGCGCGCATCGTGGGGGCAATGACCTTCATCGAATTCCACCTTGTGGTGCCCGGCACCATGAGCGTGGAAGACGCCCACCATATCTGTGACCGCGTGGAGGCCGGGCTGCGTGCGGGCGTGGGCCAGGCGCTGATCAACATCCATGTCGAACCCGAGCGCAAGGCCAAGCATACCGGTGTCCTGGTACTGCCCTGA
- a CDS encoding cation diffusion facilitator family transporter has product MGACQHNHGHDGHAHTVAHDHVHDGGTTHDHAGHDHDGHDPAGDAHDGHDHTGHDCGHDHGHGGLFGHHHVHAPASYGRAFAIGIALNLVYVIGEAAWGVRSHALSLLADAGHNLSDVLALGAAWLAEVLSRRSPTATFTYGLRRSSILAALGNAVALLVVTGGIMWEAVQRLVHPHPVAGVAVMVVAGIGIVVNGLTALLFASGGRKDLNLHGAFLHMASDALMSLAVVAGGGVILLTGWLRIDPAICLVVSLSIIVATWSLLRDSLDMALDRVPRGIDPAQVATFLRTLPGVCDLHDLHIWPISTTETALTVHLVRDARESGHPAEGLLNLAARELNERFGIVHPTLQIETLSDADICILASAHTV; this is encoded by the coding sequence ATGGGCGCATGCCAACACAATCATGGCCATGACGGCCATGCCCATACGGTCGCGCATGACCATGTGCATGACGGCGGCACGACCCATGACCATGCCGGACATGACCATGATGGCCATGACCCCGCAGGTGACGCACATGACGGCCATGACCACACGGGCCATGACTGCGGGCATGACCATGGGCATGGCGGGCTGTTCGGCCACCATCACGTGCATGCCCCCGCATCCTACGGGCGGGCATTCGCCATCGGGATTGCCCTCAACCTTGTCTATGTGATCGGGGAAGCGGCATGGGGCGTGCGCAGCCATGCGCTCTCGCTGCTGGCGGATGCGGGGCACAACCTGTCCGACGTGCTGGCGCTGGGAGCGGCGTGGCTGGCCGAAGTGCTGTCCCGCCGCTCCCCCACCGCCACTTTCACCTACGGGCTGCGCCGGTCTTCCATCCTCGCGGCCCTGGGCAATGCCGTGGCCCTGCTGGTGGTGACCGGCGGGATCATGTGGGAAGCCGTGCAGCGCCTTGTCCACCCGCACCCGGTGGCCGGTGTCGCGGTGATGGTGGTGGCGGGCATCGGCATTGTGGTGAACGGGCTTACGGCGCTGCTGTTCGCAAGCGGCGGCAGGAAGGACCTCAACCTGCATGGCGCATTCCTGCACATGGCGTCGGACGCGCTGATGTCGCTGGCCGTGGTGGCGGGCGGCGGCGTGATCCTGCTGACGGGGTGGCTGCGAATCGATCCCGCCATCTGTCTTGTCGTCTCGCTGTCCATCATCGTGGCCACGTGGTCGCTCCTGCGGGATTCGCTGGACATGGCGCTGGACCGCGTGCCGCGCGGCATCGACCCGGCACAGGTGGCCACCTTCCTGCGCACGCTGCCCGGCGTGTGCGACCTGCATGACCTGCATATCTGGCCGATCAGCACGACCGAGACGGCACTGACCGTACACCTTGTGCGTGACGCGCGTGAAAGCGGCCACCCGGCGGAAGGGCTGCTGAATCTGGCCGCGCGCGAACTGAATGAACGCTTTGGCATCGTGCATCCCACGTTGCAGATCGAGACCCTGAGCGATGCCGATATCTGCATTCTCGCCAGTGCCCATACCGTCTGA
- a CDS encoding NAD(P)/FAD-dependent oxidoreductase, whose amino-acid sequence MIRLTELRLPLGHAEDALRHAVTERLGIAAGDVGQISVFRRGHDARRRSRIMLVYTVDCAVTDEAAVLAAHADARDIMPAPDTAYHRVIDDGAQIAARPGFKRPVVIGAGPCGLMAALVLAQMGLRPLVLERGKVVRERTVDTFALWRKSILTPESNVQFGEGGAGTFSDGKLYSQVSDPRHYGRKVLAEFVRAGAPEEIEYLSRPHIGTFRLVAMVEHIRAEIESLGGEYRFGAHVSDFVMRGDGAGGQRIAALRLADGTEVVTDHVVLAIGHSARDTFESLHAAGVAMVAKPFSIGVRIEHPQSVINTARYHRPEPVPGLGAADYRLVHHASNGRAVYSFCMCPGGTVVAATSEPGQVVTNGMSQYSRAERNANAGIVVGVTPEQDYPGGALAGIAFQREWERRAYEAGGGAYFAPVQTVGDFLDGRPSTTLGDVVPSYRPGVTPTDLTRCLPAFAIEAIREALPHFDRRLAGFSMRDAVMTGVETRTSSPLRIPRGVDGQGINVRGLFPAGEGAGYAGGILSAGIDGIRIAEAVALSLAGRKVEQALQRGMTHATEAQ is encoded by the coding sequence ATGATCCGACTGACCGAACTGCGCCTGCCCCTTGGCCATGCGGAGGATGCCCTGCGCCATGCCGTGACTGAACGGCTGGGTATCGCAGCCGGAGATGTAGGCCAGATCAGCGTGTTCCGCCGCGGGCATGATGCACGCCGGCGCAGCCGGATCATGCTGGTCTACACGGTGGACTGCGCGGTGACGGACGAGGCGGCGGTGCTGGCCGCCCATGCGGATGCGCGTGACATCATGCCCGCGCCCGATACCGCCTACCATCGTGTCATTGACGATGGGGCGCAGATTGCCGCCCGGCCCGGCTTTAAACGACCGGTGGTGATCGGGGCCGGTCCGTGCGGGCTCATGGCCGCGCTGGTACTGGCACAGATGGGCCTGCGCCCGCTGGTGCTCGAACGTGGCAAGGTGGTGCGTGAGCGCACGGTCGATACCTTCGCCCTGTGGCGTAAATCCATCCTGACACCGGAGAGCAATGTGCAGTTTGGCGAAGGGGGGGCCGGAACCTTTTCCGATGGCAAGCTGTACAGCCAGGTCAGCGACCCGCGCCATTACGGGCGCAAGGTACTGGCGGAATTCGTGCGCGCCGGTGCGCCGGAGGAGATCGAATACCTCTCCCGCCCCCATATCGGTACCTTCCGTCTGGTCGCGATGGTGGAGCATATCCGTGCCGAGATCGAATCCCTTGGCGGCGAATACCGCTTTGGCGCGCATGTGAGCGATTTCGTGATGCGGGGTGACGGAGCAGGCGGCCAGCGCATCGCCGCCCTGCGCCTGGCTGACGGGACGGAGGTTGTGACCGACCACGTGGTGCTGGCCATAGGCCACAGCGCGCGGGATACGTTTGAATCCCTGCACGCGGCGGGCGTGGCCATGGTGGCCAAGCCGTTCTCCATCGGGGTGCGCATCGAGCATCCGCAATCCGTCATCAATACCGCGCGCTATCACCGGCCCGAACCCGTGCCCGGACTGGGTGCGGCCGATTACAGGCTGGTGCACCATGCCAGCAATGGCCGTGCGGTCTATTCCTTCTGCATGTGCCCCGGCGGCACGGTGGTGGCCGCGACATCGGAGCCGGGACAGGTGGTGACCAACGGCATGAGCCAGTATTCCCGCGCCGAGCGCAATGCCAATGCGGGCATCGTGGTGGGCGTAACACCGGAGCAGGATTATCCCGGCGGCGCGCTGGCGGGCATTGCCTTCCAGCGCGAATGGGAACGCAGGGCGTACGAGGCTGGTGGCGGCGCCTATTTCGCGCCCGTGCAGACGGTGGGTGATTTCCTTGATGGCAGGCCCTCCACCACACTGGGCGATGTCGTGCCATCCTACCGCCCCGGCGTGACACCTACCGACCTTACGCGCTGCCTGCCGGCTTTTGCCATTGAGGCGATACGTGAGGCGCTGCCCCATTTTGATCGCAGGCTGGCCGGTTTTTCCATGCGTGATGCGGTCATGACCGGGGTGGAGACACGCACATCATCGCCCCTGCGCATTCCGCGCGGGGTGGATGGGCAGGGCATCAACGTGCGCGGCCTGTTCCCGGCGGGTGAGGGGGCGGGCTATGCCGGTGGCATCCTGTCTGCCGGGATTGATGGCATCCGCATTGCCGAAGCCGTGGCCCTGTCGCTGGCAGGCCGCAAGGTGGAGCAGGCGCTCCAGCGCGGCATGACGCATGCGACGGAAGCGCAGTAA
- a CDS encoding primosomal protein N': protein MPHRNPIQTDLLPPATTDGRVRVMLTLPFAGPLDYLLPPRLAGAGPGDIVTVPLGRRTETGVIWDATSRLPPEFTPPAQKDVPASRLKPVAARLDLPPLPAQLRQFVDWVAAYTLSPPGMVLAMALRANALAPLPRPATGWVAAADMPAGLRLTPARQKVLDSATTALPAAELARRAGVGAAVVRGLAQAGALTAVEILPPPPFALPEPAHCPPQLEGEQADVATQLRARVEENDFSITLLEGVTGSGKTEIYMEAIAACIASGRQALVLLPEIALSAQWTGRFARRFGAQPALWHSDLGARLRRITWRAVADGTARVVVGARSALFLPFDRLGLIIVDEEHETAFKQEDGVTYHARDMAVVRARMSHAPVVLVSATPSLESLANVGAGRYRHLKLNARHGNASMPDVQTLDMRADPPERGLFLSPVLTGAINDAVGRGEQAMLFLNRRGYAPLTLCRTCGHRMQCPNCTAWLVEHRARHILTCHHCGYDEPIPQTCPQCADADSLTPIGPGVERITEEARATFPDARILVMASDTLNGPAATAAAVERIAQREIDLVIGTQIVAKGWHFPHLTLVGIVDADLGLGGGDLRASERTVQLLHQVAGRAGRAEAPGRVLLQSYVPDHPVMQALVSGDFASFMQQEAEQRRPGFWPPYGRLAAVIVSAEMPDAADMTARALGQNAPQMDGVQVLGPAPAPLAILRGRHRFRLLLRARRNIAVQPIMREWLSRVKPERGARIDVDIDPVSFL from the coding sequence ATGCCGCACCGCAATCCCATACAGACGGACCTGCTGCCCCCCGCCACCACGGACGGGCGCGTGCGGGTCATGCTCACCCTGCCCTTTGCCGGGCCGCTGGACTACCTGCTGCCGCCCCGGCTGGCCGGCGCCGGACCGGGGGACATCGTGACCGTGCCGCTGGGCCGCCGCACGGAAACGGGGGTGATATGGGATGCCACATCCCGCCTGCCGCCCGAATTCACGCCGCCTGCACAAAAGGACGTACCCGCCAGCCGCCTGAAACCCGTGGCGGCACGGCTTGACCTGCCGCCGCTGCCCGCCCAGCTGCGCCAGTTCGTGGACTGGGTGGCGGCCTATACCCTGTCACCACCGGGGATGGTACTGGCCATGGCGCTGCGGGCCAATGCGCTCGCCCCCCTGCCCCGGCCCGCCACGGGCTGGGTCGCGGCTGCGGACATGCCGGCCGGACTGCGCCTGACACCCGCGCGCCAGAAAGTGCTGGACAGCGCCACGACGGCACTGCCCGCGGCGGAACTGGCACGTCGCGCCGGGGTCGGGGCCGCCGTGGTCCGCGGGCTTGCGCAGGCAGGGGCCCTGACGGCGGTGGAAATCCTTCCCCCACCGCCCTTTGCCCTGCCCGAGCCCGCCCATTGCCCACCACAACTGGAAGGCGAGCAGGCCGATGTGGCCACCCAACTGCGCGCGCGGGTGGAAGAAAACGATTTTTCCATCACCCTGCTGGAAGGGGTGACCGGGTCGGGCAAGACCGAGATCTACATGGAAGCCATTGCCGCGTGCATCGCATCCGGCAGGCAGGCGCTGGTGCTGCTGCCCGAAATCGCCCTGTCCGCCCAGTGGACGGGCCGCTTCGCACGCCGTTTTGGTGCCCAGCCCGCCCTGTGGCATTCCGACCTGGGCGCGCGGCTGCGCAGGATTACGTGGCGGGCGGTAGCCGACGGCACGGCGCGGGTCGTGGTGGGCGCGCGCTCGGCGCTGTTCCTGCCGTTTGACCGGCTTGGCCTGATCATTGTGGATGAGGAGCACGAAACCGCCTTCAAGCAGGAAGATGGCGTAACCTACCATGCGCGCGACATGGCGGTGGTGCGCGCGCGCATGAGCCATGCGCCAGTGGTGCTGGTTTCGGCCACACCCAGCCTTGAAAGCCTGGCCAATGTGGGCGCGGGCCGCTACCGGCACCTGAAGCTGAATGCGCGGCACGGCAATGCCAGCATGCCGGATGTCCAGACACTGGACATGCGCGCCGACCCGCCGGAACGCGGGCTGTTCCTCTCCCCCGTGCTGACGGGTGCGATCAACGATGCGGTGGGCCGGGGGGAGCAGGCGATGCTGTTCCTCAACCGCCGGGGCTATGCGCCGCTTACGCTGTGCCGCACCTGTGGCCACCGCATGCAGTGCCCCAACTGCACCGCGTGGCTGGTGGAACACCGCGCGCGCCATATCCTGACCTGCCACCATTGCGGGTATGACGAGCCCATTCCCCAGACCTGCCCCCAATGCGCCGATGCCGACAGCCTGACCCCCATCGGCCCCGGCGTGGAGCGCATAACAGAGGAAGCGCGCGCCACATTCCCCGATGCCCGCATTCTGGTCATGGCCAGCGATACGCTCAATGGCCCCGCCGCCACCGCCGCCGCCGTGGAGCGCATAGCACAGCGCGAGATCGACCTTGTGATCGGCACCCAGATCGTGGCCAAGGGCTGGCATTTCCCGCATCTGACGCTGGTGGGAATCGTGGATGCGGACCTGGGGCTGGGGGGGGGCGACCTGCGGGCATCCGAGCGCACGGTGCAACTGCTCCATCAGGTAGCGGGCCGCGCGGGCCGCGCCGAAGCGCCGGGGCGCGTCCTGCTTCAGAGCTACGTGCCCGACCACCCGGTCATGCAGGCGCTGGTATCAGGCGATTTTGCCAGTTTCATGCAGCAGGAGGCCGAACAGCGCCGCCCCGGCTTCTGGCCGCCCTATGGCCGGCTGGCCGCCGTGATCGTGAGTGCCGAGATGCCCGATGCGGCCGACATGACCGCCCGCGCGCTGGGGCAGAACGCTCCGCAGATGGATGGCGTGCAGGTGCTGGGCCCCGCCCCTGCGCCACTGGCCATCCTGCGCGGGCGGCACCGCTTCCGCCTGCTGCTGCGCGCGCGGCGCAACATTGCGGTGCAGCCGATCATGCGTGAATGGCTGTCGCGCGTGAAGCCAGAGCGCGGGGCGCGGATTGACGTGGATATCGACCCGGTCTCGTTCCTGTAA
- a CDS encoding tyrosine recombinase XerC codes for MMATGARDAFLHWMETERRAAPLTLEAYRGDLNRFVSFLTGHLGAEPDLAALAGLSLVDLRAWLAHEHAQALGGRRATTQDRAARTRARRVSALRSFYRYLARHHGVDNPAPGLLAAPRTRRPLPRPLPAVQALEVPEGIADIAHTPMARVRDGALFMLLYGCGLRISEALGLNVHDLDHARALGDAAKGDGVLRIQGKGGRERMVPVLPQVMAALARWRGVHPLPQADAPLFVGVRGGRLQAGIAQRAMRTWRHMAGLPDHATPHALRHSFATHLMEGGADLRVIQDLLGHASLSTTQRYTLADEARLMDVWTRAHPHATDTAH; via the coding sequence ATGATGGCAACCGGGGCGCGTGACGCCTTTCTGCACTGGATGGAAACCGAACGCCGGGCGGCCCCCCTTACGCTTGAGGCCTATCGTGGCGACCTGAACCGCTTCGTATCGTTCCTGACCGGTCATCTGGGGGCCGAGCCGGACCTGGCCGCACTGGCCGGGCTGTCGCTGGTCGACCTGCGGGCGTGGCTTGCACATGAACATGCGCAGGCCCTGGGCGGCAGGCGAGCCACCACGCAGGACCGTGCCGCCCGTACCCGGGCGCGCCGGGTTTCGGCCCTGCGTTCCTTCTACCGCTACCTTGCGCGCCATCATGGGGTGGACAATCCCGCCCCCGGCCTGCTGGCAGCCCCGCGCACCCGCCGCCCGCTGCCGCGCCCGCTGCCAGCCGTGCAGGCGCTGGAGGTGCCCGAAGGTATTGCCGATATTGCCCATACCCCCATGGCCCGGGTGCGTGACGGCGCCCTGTTCATGCTGCTGTATGGCTGCGGGCTGCGCATTTCGGAGGCGCTGGGGCTGAACGTGCATGACCTTGACCACGCGCGGGCACTGGGGGACGCGGCAAAGGGTGACGGCGTGCTGCGCATACAGGGCAAGGGGGGCAGGGAACGCATGGTGCCGGTGCTGCCGCAGGTCATGGCGGCACTTGCGCGCTGGCGTGGGGTGCACCCGCTGCCGCAGGCGGATGCGCCGCTGTTCGTGGGCGTGCGGGGCGGGCGGCTGCAGGCGGGCATTGCCCAGCGCGCCATGCGTACATGGCGGCACATGGCGGGCCTGCCCGATCATGCAACCCCGCACGCGCTGCGGCATTCATTCGCCACCCACCTGATGGAAGGGGGGGCCGACCTGCGCGTGATACAGGACCTGCTTGGCCATGCCAGCCTGTCCACCACCCAGCGCTATACCCTTGCCGACGAGGCGCGGCTGATGGATGTCTGGACACGCGCCCATCCGCATGCCACCGATACAGCACATTGA